The proteins below come from a single Macaca fascicularis isolate 582-1 chromosome 9, T2T-MFA8v1.1 genomic window:
- the LOC141407619 gene encoding uncharacterized protein, translated as MPGLRRRRRAATLSTSQLLAPALPGHLPPSTPRSLSAGAAAPTTRRQREPGGGGQDDASGSAPRRATVSSAFSSSCSAASFPPPPAAAAAAAAAAWSFSSSSSRRRRRRWCRRCRSTNYIRATRTLPPSGNLGSFRRAPPLLPSAFLPAPRGSGTPPSANLGWLRPLSSSEAWLSSSRPVSAFLLFLTRESGHRRSSLGIVSLGRLLEADPRGSGLRGEGAAFRKRTVGREGSHRGLNKGGCGGCACAQRRRGRGCSASSPAAAPAPALLGGEVGNPLARPRADASRRAAWAAAAEASL; from the exons ATGCCCGGCCT gcggcggcggcggcgggcg GCGACTCTCAGCACCTCCCAGTTACTGGCGCCGGCGCTCCCGGGCCATCTCCCTCCGTCGACACCACGCTCACTCTCAGCCGGGGCAGCGGCGCCAACTACACGGCGGCAGCGCGAACCGGGGGGAGGGGGGCAAGACGACGCGTCCGGCTCAGCCCCGCGGAGAGCGACTGTCTCCTCcgccttctcctcctcctgctccgccgcctccttccctcctccccccgccgccgccgccgccgctgctgccgccgcctggtccttctcctcctcctcctcccgccgccgccgccgccgctggtGCCGCCGCTGCCGCTCCACCAACTACATCCGGGCAACTCGGACGCTGCCGCCTTCGGGAAACCTCGGCAGTTTCCGCCGCGCCCCTCCTCTCCTACCCTCGGCCTTCCTCCCCGCCCCGCGCGGGTCCGGAACGCCGCCCTCTGCAAACCTCGGCTGGCTCCGGCCTCTGTCCTCCTCTGAGGCCTGGCTCTCCTCCTCGCGACCCGTCAGcgctttccttcttttcctcactCGCGAGTCCGGCCACCGCCGTTCCTCTTTAGGGATAGTCTCGCTCGGGCGCCTGCTCGAGGCTGATCCCAGGGGCTCCGGGCTGCGCGGGGAGGGAGCCGCCTTCCGGAAGAGGACGGTGGGGCGCGAGGGAAGCCATCGCGGACTAAATAAGGGAGGCTGCGGCGGCTGCGCGTGCGCCCAGAGGCGCCGCGGGAGGGGGTGTTCTGCGAGCTCTCCCGCCGCTGCCCCCGCCCCTGCGCTCTTGGGCGGGGAGGTCGGAAACCCCCTGGCGAGACCACGGGCGGACGCTTCCCGAAGAGCTGCCTGGGCTGCAGCTGCGGAAGCCTCGCTCTAG